The sequence below is a genomic window from Gopherus evgoodei ecotype Sinaloan lineage chromosome 9, rGopEvg1_v1.p, whole genome shotgun sequence.
GCAGTGAGGCTTTGCTGTCCCGTCCTGCTCTCACTGTGCTCGTTCTCCTCCCATCCCTGCAGAGAAGTACAACTTCTTGGGCATCTCCATCGTGGGACAGAGCAATGAACGTGGGGACGGTGGCATCTATATCGGCTCCATCATGAAAGGGGGTGCAGTAGCAGCCGATGGCAGGATTGAGCCGGGAGACATGCTCTTGCAGGTACCGCACCCCtcgcagccagggctggggcagtgacaGTGAGGGGCTCGGGGCAGACTGGAGCCCCTGCTCGCAGACTGTCGGGCCAAGTTGCAGAAGCTGCTCTCAGAAGGAGCCCGGCCTACAGCCATGTCTCTGGGATTCAGCCTTTCTTTGCCTTGTTTGCAGGTGAACGATATCAACTTTGAGAACATGAGCAATGATGATGCTGTGCGTGTGCTGAGGGAGATCGTGCACAAGCCAGGGTAGGTGCTTTCCCCCACCAGCTCTCCTCTCTGGGGCAGGTTGCCCCCAGACCTGCATCTCCTATAAGGCTACAGTCCCCTTTGCTCTGGCTCATCGAACACGGGTAATGCAACCAGCCCTGCCCCGAGCCCCTCCTTTCTACCTAGGCTGGGTTTGCTGAATGCCCCTTCAGTTCCCACTGCCCTCCTTGTTACTGGCTCTGCCAGCTGGGTGGGGGTGATCCCCAGCTGAGGTATCTGTGCTGGCAGCCTGCCAGGATCCCCTGGCAGGCCTGTATCTAGACTGCCTCCAAGGGAGCAGCTCATGGCCACTGAGGGCCAGCACCTTGATGAGAGCAGCCTGGTTGCGTTGCATGCTGGCCTGTGTGCAGGTTGCAAAAACGTTTGTGTTTCTGCTGCAGGCCAATCACTCTGACTGTGGCCAAGTGctgggaccccagccccaggggctgcttCTCGTTACCTCGGAGTAAGTGGATTCCTGACTCGCCCTTAACGCTTGTGCCCAGCCCATGTGAGAACCTTGCCGCGAGCACCTGCTTGTTTGCTTTATTTCCTGTCTGTTTCCTGTGAGACTGAGACTGAATGTGGGGTCGTTGGGGGTTGCACCCCGCTCCCTCTGCTATGGCCTCATGGCCTAGGTGCAGTGCAGACCTTCGAGCACTGCAGTCTCCCTCTCCTTGTgtcctgcagctgggagagctGAAGTACCCCAatgcccaccctcctcccccacatcatGCCTGGGACATACCCACCTAACCAGGGCGGGGAGGTCACCTCTCGGAGCTccagaggaaggagaaacacCCCCAAGATTGCTGCCACTGAGCCATAAGGGGACTCTCTCCCTCTGTGCTCCTCTTgctgaccctccctctcttctttctttcccagTTGCTCCCCAGCGGATCTGGGCTGGGCCAGACTCTCCATGCTCCGATCCGGGTGAGTCCCGGCtgatgctggggaaggaaggggctgcCCAGGGCGCCCCCTAGAGGTGGGTTTCATAAGGGAATGATTCTCAGACAGCCTCTGATTGTCTCTGCATTCACTGTAGGTGAGCCCATCCGACCCATTGACCCGGCAGCCTGGGTTTCCCACACGGCAGCGATGACTGGCACCTACCCGGCGTACGGTATGAGCCCATCCATGAGCACAATCACTTCCACCAGCTCCTCCATCACCAGCTCCATCCCAGAGACTGAGCGTAAGTCCCTGGTCCTGTGTGCTCCCGCCACTGCATGGCTTCCAGTCACCTGCACTGTGCCTGACAGCACCCTAGCCTGGTGGAAGCAATACATCTGCATGGGCAGAAACCAGAGGTCTGGGTGGGGCTAGGGAAGGGAGTCCAGGAACCAAGGGGAACTCCCTACCAGCGGGAGTAAGGACTGGAGGAACAGGAGCTTCCTCCAGGTAAGGGCCAAGAGAGCATGGCTGGGGTGGGAAGAATTCTGCAAGCAGGCACCAGGGGGTGGTGCTAGGGAAGGCCAGGAAAAGTCCTCTTGCTGAAAAGCCTAGGACAAGTACAAGTTTTGGGTGGGAAAATTCACATCAGTTTTCCTTCTCTCCAGACAAGGACAATAAGAGAGGCTGGTCATGGGCTGACTGATGTAGAAacacagggttggaaggaaccttgaggtgccggtccccccatctctcccccccccccatgctgaggcaggaccaagtaaacctagatcatccctgactgGTGGTTGTCCAGCTTggtcttaaaaatttccaatgatggggattccaaaacctcccttggCAGCTTGTTCCAGTGCGTAACTATTCAGATAGTTAGAAAGGtgaagggaggaggcaggaggagactatgctgtgggaggggaggggatgtcaGCCATGCAAGGAATGCCTTGGGAAAAGTGAGCGGGGCCAGGAAGAAATGCCCTGCTGAGCGTGCCTGAGGCTGCATCTTTGCTTGAATTAGTGGTCTGATCAGAGGCCTGTGGTGACTGGGAGGGAGAGAGCTTGGGTCTGGGCCTTTCAGCTATGGGCAGGTAATTCAAAGGTAGCTGCAACAGGGAGGTCTGCCCTGTAAGGGCTGGAGGCCTGGAGCCGGCCAGCCCTGTTCTGAGGTGAAGCCCCATTAGGTCCCATCCTGTTCTGGGTAGTTTGCAAAGGGTAAGGTGATTGCCCAGTGGGCACCTGATTCCTATAAAGGCTGAAAGAGTTGAGTTGAGTGAGGAGAGCTATAGGATGCAGACTGGCTCCTGTGGTAGGCTCCGGAGCCAGACGCTCAGGCAGACAGCCTCCAGGAGGACTATAGGAGAGCTGCCAGGAGCAGAGAGGCCCTGGCAAAGAAGCCGCTCAGTTAGGGGAATTCTTTAGTTGTATTTTGGGGGGTTGCTGAAGGTTGTTGGTGCCACCAGTAAATGGTGCTGTGAGGACAGAGCCGGGGCATGGCACTGGTTCTTTCCTGAGCTCGTGAGACAGGCCTTTCTGGCAAAGGTGGAAGGGGCTAGTTTAATTTCCCAGCTAAACCAGCATCCGGCACGAAGCAGCTTTTGGAGCCTTGCAAacttagcagcagctgctggtggctggaggcaggtttttggttttggttttgtgagGGAAGAAAGCTGAGAAGGTCTAGACCAGTGGGTGCTGCAGTGTGTTGGCCAGTTGCTCAGTGTTCTAGGGTGTGCCTGCGATGTATTGTTCCCTGGCCCATCCCCTTGTGCGTATCACCTCCATGTGGCTCTGTTGCCTCTTCTGTCCCCTCTCATCTCTGCCTCCCTTCCCTTCGTCCGCCTCGCAGGCCTCGATGACTTTCACCTGTCCATCCACAGTGACATGGCCACCATCGTCAAAGCCATGGCCTCCCCCGAGTCAGGTCTGGAGGTGCGGGACCGCATGTGGCTGAAGATCACCATCCCCAATGCCTTCATCGGTAAGAGGCAGCCACTTCCTCCTctgggactgggggagggatagaCACATGGGTAGAGAGGCACCTACCCTCTGTGAGGGGATCCTGTTTGGGGACCTTTGCCAAGGGAGCATCCTTCACTATTATGTCCTGTTGGCTCATCCTGTTTGTTGTGCTAGGGAAACAAGTAGAATCCTTGGCCTTGTGCTGCCCCTAGGAGTATCTCTGCACCTCTCTCACCCATGGACCACTCCCATCCCTCACCCCTGGAACAAATTCAGGCCACCCTTGTctgcccccagagccagcccttcCTGTCCTTGCTATGTTTAACCGTGCTCTTTGGTTAATCTCGTGGCAGGTTCAGACGTGGTGGATTGGCTCTATCATCATGTGGAAGGTTTTACAGATCGGCGAGAATCCCGCAAGTATGCCAGCAACCTGCTGAAGGCCGGCTACATCCGACACACTGTGAACAAGATCACCTTCTCAGAGCAGTGCTACTACATCTTCGGAGACCTCTGCGGCAGTacggacccctgctctagagctgTTGGGGAAGCGGGGGGTGGTGAGGGTGCTGAAAGGAGAcgctctgctctgccctgacaACTCTCTGAGGACAGTCTTGCAGTGATTTGCCACCTCCAGACTGCCAGCCTGAACCCCTTCCATACTACTCTCCAGTGCTTGGTGTATTACTGTGCAGCCAATGTCCCCATCTTCTGCTGCACAATCCTTTCTCCTGGGCAGGACAGGAAGGAGTCAAACATCACCTTTCGTTGATCCTGGACTAAACCTAAACTCCTGGGTGGGGCTGGCTTCACTCAGTGCTATCAGAGTCTGCACTGTCCTTGGAGGAATGGGCAGGTAGCTGAGACCTAAGGACACCTGGCTGGCTCTGCtcacctgagagggatgagaagggaagggagacagaCCTAAGGGTGTCTGGCCAGCTCTGATGTTGTCTTTTCTCTTCTGAGCTGGTTTATGACTATCTagcacaggagtgggcaaactttttggcccaacggccacatctgggtatggaaactgtatggcaggccatgagtGCTCAcagaattgggggttggggtgcgggcgaGCAGGACGGCAGGAGGGCTCCAGCTTGGGGTGCACGCCCCGGGGTGagcctggggatgaggagttgggggtgcaggtgggtgctttgtgctgggactgaggggttcagagggcaggagggggatcagggctcgggcagggggttggggcatgggagtgggtcaggggggcaggctccaggcagtgcttacctgaagcagctcccagaaacagtgcCATGTccttcctccagctcctatgtggaggcatagccaggtggctctgtgtgttgccttgtccacaggtgccacccctacagctcccattggctgcggttcccagccaatgggaactgcaggggtggcacttggggtgggatcagcgtgcggagccccctggctgtctCTTCACATAGGAGCCCAAGGgaggatgtgctgctgcttctgggagccatgtggagtgggGAAAGACCCCGAccttgctccctggctggagaggggcaagccccagacctcacTTCCTGGCGGGAGCTCGAGAGCCAGATGTGGCTCCCAGTTTGTAGTTAtcccacctctgatctagcaGATCATTTATCCTCTCTCTGACCAAGTAGGGAACAGTAACCCCCAACATAGCCTGGACTGGTATCTGGCAAGGAGGTGTCCATAGCTGCCCCCTGAAATCTTCTGCCCCTCTTGCAGGCACTCCATGATTACCTGTCAGCTGGGATGGGGGTGAGCTTGTCCCACTGTATATGACTGTTTTCATTTCAGGACTAACCCAGGTTCCCTATTTGCTTCTCTCCAGACATGGCTAACCTGTCCCTGCATGACCATGATGGATCCAGTGGTGCCTCAGATCAGGATACGTTGGCTCCACTCCCCCACCCAGGAGCCGCACCGTGGCCCATGGCTTTCCCATATCAATACCCACCACCTCATCCATACAATCCCCACCCAGGATTCCCTGACCCAGGCTACAGCTatggtgggggcagtgcaggcagccagcacagtgaAGGTAAATGAATGAAAGGAACTGAACTGTGCCATTGGGGTATTTTCCTTAACACCTTTGGAGAGCAAGCCAAGATCTAGATCATCTCCTGGAACAAGGAAtatgtctccccccaccccctctcattcACGTGCACACAGCACAGTTGGACAGGTGCATTGCAGAGCTTCTTTGAAGCATCAAGTATGGACCAGGGCCACAGGCTAGATCCTGGGCATGATGGAACCAGAGTATGATGCCTCCTGTCATGGAGCCTCTGGTGGGCTAGAGGGCAGAGTTTGAAAGGAGGTGCCCTGAGTTTGCTGCAGTGGTGCCCTGTCCTGGAGCTGAAAGCTATCATTGGTCAGGTGTATTAAGGTAGTGCCTGAGGACCACCCAAGACTGGGCCTAAGCCTGTCCAAATAGAGAGTAGCAGAGAGTCCTGGCCCtgaagattttacaatctaaCTAGACTGGACAGACacggggtggaggaaggggtagaacacacaagcagagtaaACAATGTGATGGTAGCAAATGGCATGTTACTTCTGTGATTCTTTAGTTTTTATTCAGTGGGGAGAGCTGGTTCAGAGGGCATCAGCtacatggaaagaaaagggaagggagagggggcattgctttggctgcttctgccctTCCTGGCTGGGGTCTGGCTGGTTCCTCTCTGCAGTTTTTCGCAAGGCCATGTGTTGTGGCCTTGGCTTCGGGGAGGCTCCTTTTATTCcagtctctcccttcccctgctgtgcCGGCTGGGGCTGCATGTTGTTGGGGCCATTCCCTAACCATGCCTTGGGCTTCTTGCAGGGAGTCGCAGCAGCGGTTCAAACCGCAGCGGCAGtgagaggagaaaggagagagactcGAAGGCTGGCGAGTCCAAGTCGGGCGGCAGTGGCAGTGAGTCGGACCACACCACCCGGAGCAGTATGCGGCGGGAGCGGGCGGCCAGTGAGCGCTcggtgccagccagccagcacagcCAGCGCAGCCAGCACTCCCTAGCTCACAGCATCCGCAGCCACCACAGCCAGCAGTCCTACGGGCCACCTGGCCTGCCACCCCTCTACAGCCCGCCCATGCTGCTGATGCCTCCGCCGCCTTCTGCCATGGGGCCCCCAGGAGCCCCGCCGGGCCGTGACCTGGCCTCTGTGCCCCCTGAACTGACGGCCAGTAGACAGTCGTTCCGAATGGCCATGGGCAATCCCAGTGAGTTCTTTGTGGATGTAATGTGAAGCACCCATCCCCCTGTCTGTCTGCTGCCCTCGTCAGTTTGTCTTCTAGGAACAGCCCTGGCctcactttgtttttttttgtcttgataactaaaaaagggaaaaataaactgAACTAAATCTTGATTTTAATCCCTACTCCTGTGGCGTAGAGGCAGGGGCCAGCAGGCCTTGTTGagccctgcctggcccagcccacctTCGGACTCGTGTGTGCAGAGGCAAGTTGCTGCTGCTTGTGCAAGCCGCTAACCCCCATCTCTAACCCCATTAACCCGCATCCATCCTGGTGCCTGTGCTGCTCGCCCGTGTGTAGCTGCCGCTCCcacctcactccttcccccctaAATGTCTCCTCTTTCTTTTCACCCTTTTGTGTTTCTTCtgtcaagcagcaaagaattacGGGGTGTTTGACTTCCTCTGAGCTTGCCGCCCGCAGGGGTGAGAGCTGGAGCATGGCCTGGCAGCTTGGCCCAACAGAGGAGGACACGAAGCCCCAAGGGCGCTGGGCACGTATGGTGCTGAAGATGGCTTCTTTCCCACTAGCTGACGACGCCCCCCGTTCCCTCCACAACCctgagaggggagcagggccagctccaaccTTACGTGTGTTCAGATCAATAAATGTAGCCATCTCCTGGCCAGTGGCATGAATGTTCCATGGCTTCAGTGCCTCTGGGGAGTGGAGAAGGTGAGGCCCCTGCTGGGAGGGTACCACACCTTGTTCCCACCCTCCACCACAACATGGTCAGGCTTGGGCCAGGGTCTGTTACTCTCTGTATAGTATTAAACGCAGTGCACCCCTGTGGCGAGGCCCCAGCTGGGTTTGGAGGCAGCAAACAAATGAGGTTCTGTTCTTGACTGAGTGCTGTTGGGTCATTAACTCCCACAGGAGGTGCAGGCCAGCATCAGGAGCCTGAAGTTGCTAAAATACCTACCCTCCATTACTCAAGGCTCTGCTTGTGCCCATGAGCTGAGTGGTGTGGTTTTGGCTGAATGTGAGGGTTTCATTTACACCCTCTGCAAGTGTGGTGTCTAGCTCTGAAAATGTGCCTTTAGTCTAGGCAGCCCCTCCTTAACTGTCCCACCCCCTGCATGACCATAGGCCTGACTACCCATTCCATGGCCACAGAGCATGCTCCATCCAGGCCTGCTGTGTGTAGCTGGGGGCATCAGCGACTGGCTGTACTCTCGTACACTGGTGCTTAGCAGCAGGCTCAAGGTGCAGAAGCTATTAGGTCTAAGCAGAGCAAGAGGAGGGGGTAAGAAGCTGAGAAAGGGGCAGCTGTGGTGTTTCCAGAGTGGGGGTGAGCACAATAGCAAGTTCCCTTGCGTTTGCTGCCTCCTGAGCAGCGGTCTGTCTCCCTCCGTTGTTCTAGAGGGGTAAGGGGCTTTCTATCCTCTTCCTCTCCATGGatgagggaggggtggggagggaccaGGCTTCAAGGAGACTGGAGAGTGAGAGCCTTGGCCCTGCTGTGACAGTCCCTACTTGAGAGGCTGCCCCCTTCTGTGACGTGGCACTGCAGCCCCTGCCTGTTGCTTGTGTGCAGGGCGTGGGCCCTCTCCCTGTGGAGGACAGCAGTGAGTTGAGCTGTTAGAAAAAAGTTCCCTTTTTCTTCCTCGGCCTCCTGGAGTCTCTCAGagccctgctcctcctgcctgATGCTGGAATGACAGAGAGACTATCTTGGGTAACTGGCTAGTGCATGAGACAGTACCTGGTACACTAAGCTGCACTGCAGCCAATGGGGGCTTTGCCACAGTCTTTCCCTTTCCTCCCTGGGTCCTCTCGCTGCCCTGCAACAGTTTCCTCTGCAACAGTGTAAACTCCTTGGAGTTGTGGTTATTCTTAGTCTTTGCAGGTGAAATATATCTTACACCTGGCACCAGCTCATCTACTGCCCTGTCTGCCATCCCAGCACCAGCCATCCTGCCCTGTGTGCCAtcttcctgcccctctgtcacAGCACCAGCTCTTCTACACTCGTCCATTCTCCTAGCTCCCTACCCTGCTACCAGTGCATCTACTGTGCATAATCCTTCATATCTACCCTGGTGCCAGCCTCTCTAATATCCACTATCCTGCCCTAGTGTGCCATCCTGCCAGCTCATGCTGCCACCTACCATCCTCCCCTGCCTTCCAGCCAACTCATCATCCTGGCATTGGcctggctcctccccctgcccgctgggttttataaaaacaaaaccgaTCTcccttgtttttatttataaacatAGTTTTATTGGAATCCTGGCTCCTGTTGTTTTTATTCCCCTGCTGTTCTGTGTCTCCGGCTGGTATGGCTGGCCTGCAGCAGGCTTCCCTCGCTGCTGAGGCCTAGAATGCTTGATGCTATTCATTTCCTGAGGAGTTCTTCCCAGATGTTTCCGGCTCTGGCAAGTGAACAATCACTGTCTGTCCTATACTGCTGCTGCTCCATCAGAAAGAGAGTCTCCTAGTCACTGAGGCCCAACCCACAGGGCTGTGGTATATTTTCAGATGTGTGCTCTGATGAAGGTCATTACGAAAGTGAAGCTGTGACATTTCTCTTAACTAAAACCTAAACTGCAGGGCTTGATCTATTCTTTCTTCGTAGGCCTGTCTTAAATAGAGGGAAGCTAATGGAATGCCCATAGAACTGAAGGGGATGGGTGAAtaacctctcccctgccccatcatCTGTGTATACATGGGAATAAATGGATTTCAGTAGCAACCCCCACCCCTCAGACATGTATGAGGTTCAGTATACAGTATACAGCAAGCTACACTACACATTTCCGCTAGCATAACTGTTTAGCTGGCAGTGTGAGGGGTGTGCAAAAAGCTCCTAGTTTAGGTGCGGTTATACCTGCAAAACCCTGCTTTTGGTGGGATGGCTTATTTGGCTCAGAGGGGGATAGAATAAGCTATGCTGCCAAAAGTgaagttttgccagtataagctgtGCCTGGGTCTATGCTAGGAGCACCTTGATGATTATAGTATAGGTATAGTTGTACTAGTAAAGCTTTCCAATTGCAGACTGGGCCTCAACACCTCCCACCTGTCTCCTCCCTGTGACTGCAGTTCTGGCTCCAACTCAACTTGGCTTCCTACCTTTGATACCTTTAGCATCATAGAAGAGAATGTGTCCTATTGCAAATACAGCAGGCTCGGGCTGAACTGGTCCCTTTGGACATTTTAGGGCTTTTTCCAGGCTCTGGATGGGACAAATGAGGCAGAAGGGTGACAAATTACAagagttgccaactcttgcaataaGTGGTGTTTAAACTtgaagccccagcttctggaggcaTGTGACTGTGGGAGAATCTCAgcgttatttttttaaagccctcAGGGGTGCGAACCAAAGCCTATACATGGGCCCAAGACATTAAAGtctcaaaagccagaaggcaaataaaaagaacctcttTAACCTCACATTTTTTAAGCTAATCTCATTATTTGATTAGTGAATGTTGGGGGAGAGTGTGAGGTGGTGGGGAAGGTGAATTATGGGGTGAATCATTTTgccactctgtgcctcggtttccctatgTAAAGAAAGAACACGGGGGCGGCTCCCAGCTGTCAGGCAAGTGCCAGTGCCAGCAGGGCTTTGGCTGTGAGGGAGTCTATAAGCTGGGGAGTGGCATTAAAGTGCCTGCACTGATGGGgctccatgccccaacccctcgAGACACCCACAGGTGCCATGTGGCTGCTGCTGCCAATCCCACCACTCACTGGGGGCCAGAGCTACTGCTGCCACGTTGACTGGGGCCCGCAGGCTGCACCCCAACGCTGGGAATAAGGGGGTGCCTCCTACCCCGAGAGAGCCCCGTGGCCGCAGCCCAACCCTCTGGATTTGCGGGACATGTCCCCAAGCTCGGGCTCGAACTCAGCCCGCTGGCGCTGTCCAGCACGCAACGCCCCCTCCTGGAGGTCTACGGTCTCCGACGCGGCGGTCTGGCCGGCGAGACTACAAATCCCAGTATGCAGTGCGAGTAGCCGCCGACGCCGCGCGGACAAGCTGTCGCGGTGCATAGTGGGACATGAAGTTTTCTCTTCCTTGGTCTGCATGCTtctcccttcccgcccccctggAGGCGCATGCGCAGAGGCTGCTGGGCGTGGGTCGGGCATGCGCGGAGGCGGTGGCTCTGCAGTAATGGGGGGGCGCCGTAGGGAGGGGGGAGTAGCCGCCATCTTGGGGACTGGGCGGAGAGAGGGCGCGAGAGCGAGCGGAGGCACCACTGGCAGGTGAGGCCGGGCAGCGGCTCCTGGGGCGCGGCGgggccctcccctgccccgggcGGGTGCCTCATCTCGGGGGCGGCCGGGGTGAGCCCCTCGCGGGGCTCCGGCCTCGGGGCGTGGGTCACAGCCTGCCCGGCAGCGAGGTgctgccctgggggctggggcgGCGAGCGAGCTCCCCGTGCCCTGTGGTGGGGGTAGGGCTCGGCCCCCAAAGCTCCCCCGGGGTCTGGGCGGGGGACGCCTGGGGGAATAGACCCCgcatctggggggcaggggaaggagacaCCCTGCATCTGGGGCGTGTGGAGTCATTCTGGGGGGAACAGGCCCCCATGTCTGGGAGGGGGCGCAAGGGGGGCGAGAGCTTGTGTTtcggtgtgggggggggaatacaTGCTGTGTCTCGGAAGGAGTGTGTAAGAGAGCGGGTGATGCTGTATTGGGGGAGAAACAGACTCTGTATTTGGGAAGGGGGTGCGAGGGAGGGAGAGACCCTGTCTCTGGGTTTCATTATTTTTCCCAACCAAGTGCATTAGATAAGGCTCCTTGGTTGGCTCACCCCTGACCTGGGAGAAGCTGCAAGGAAAAGAATCTCTCCATCCTTGGTTTGGGGTGGGTGGGACCTTGACTTGTGGCTATAAATACCTTGTGCTGGGACTAACAGATGTTGAGCTAACCAGCACCTGGCTGGGTCAGCACTTGGGTGGGAGACTCCAAGGAGAAAACAAGTACTGCAGGAAGCTGTGAGGGTGTCTTTTCTGCTGTGTCTGCATACAGCCGGTTGCTCCGCCGTGATACTGAGTATGGTAAGAGGCAGTATGCTCAAGAGAAGAGATACAACCAAGGTCTGGTGGTGGTTATGATCTCCTGACCCTCTGCTGTGCTATGCAGGCCACTTTTCCTTTTGTAATTGGGCTATTTTCTTGTGCATCCTGTGTAAATTCTAGTCTGGCTCACTAAAAATCTCCTGCAATTCCTGTTGGATAGAATTATTCCTTTCTTCTTGTATAGGGTTGCTGAGTAGCTGTTAAACAGCTGGGGTGCTCCCCCTCAGGCCTGCATAGTGGTAAGTCAAAGATATTGAGAGCTAAATGCTAATATCTGTAGTCTGTTCTCCAGAATTCACATATCCTCACCGCTAGGTGAGAACAGAGTGTATTTGACACTTCCCTTCAAATGCTAAAGCACTGTTGCTGTGGAGTATCAGCTGGTTATTGGTGATCCGTCTGAAACACCCATCATGGCAACAAACTATTATGAGTCATCTTAGCATTGATTATTCTGCTGAAAGTCCTTGAGTGAGAGGGGAATTAAGTCAGGATATGTAGCTCTTTCTTGAAGGTGGTGTGGTGTAATCTAACATGACAGGTTAAAGTGGGCAGAGGCCTCATAAGGGGATCAGAAGTACTCCATCCCCAAAATATCTGCATTATTGATGTAAGCATGAATTAGTTGGCTCATGGATTGCAGCTTCTTTCTGtaaagccaggggttctcaaacggggggtggGACCCatcagggggctgtggggttattatgtgggggggtcatgagttgtcagcctccaccacaagccacactttgcctccagcatttataatgcattaaatatattaagaagtgttttttaatttataaagggggtcacactcaaggcttgctgtttgaaaggggtcaccaatacaaaagtttgagaatcactgtgtaAAGCCTACTGGGCTGAGGCATTATTAGCTCTGGTAACTGTAAATTGTTGTTCCGAGATTGAAAATTAGGCCCTTATCACACAGCTCTTCCACTGAATTCCCATTTCCTTTCTCTGGGCTTTTGGATTCTGTACAGTTGCAGGAAACCCAGTGTCTGTTTATCAGGTGATGTCATTGACTTCTCTCTCCACTAGAAAGCTAATCTTCTCTGATCTCTCTTTCCTATTTTAAGCTATAGGCTTTTTGATCACTTCTCTTATCCCATCAGCACCATCGACTGCTGTCAAACTTTACCCTTGGGCTGCCCAAAAGCAGAACCTGGAACTTTTCCAGGTAG
It includes:
- the DVL3 gene encoding segment polarity protein dishevelled homolog DVL-3 isoform X3, whose product is MAAAETKIIYHLDEQETPYLVKLPIPAERVTLGDFKGLLNRPNYKFYFKSMDDDFGVVKEEISDDNAKLPCFNGRVVSWLVSAEGSHSDGGSVCADNQPELPPSMERTGGIGDSRPPSFHPKTGGSRENLDNETETDSVVSSQRERPRRKDGPEHAPRVNGTAKGERRRDLGGYESSSTLMSSELETTSFFDSDEDDSTSRLSSSTEQSSASRLMRRHKRRRRKQKAPRIERSSSFSSITDSTMSLNIITVTLNMEKYNFLGISIVGQSNERGDGGIYIGSIMKGGAVAADGRIEPGDMLLQVNDINFENMSNDDAVRVLREIVHKPGPITLTVAKCWDPSPRGCFSLPRIAPQRIWAGPDSPCSDPGEPIRPIDPAAWVSHTAAMTGTYPAYGMSPSMSTITSTSSSITSSIPETERLDDFHLSIHSDMATIVKAMASPESGLEVRDRMWLKITIPNAFIGSDVVDWLYHHVEGFTDRRESRKYASNLLKAGYIRHTVNKITFSEQCYYIFGDLCGNMANLSLHDHDGSSGASDQDTLAPLPHPGAAPWPMAFPYQYPPPHPYNPHPGFPDPGYSYGGGSAGSQHSEGSRSSGSNRSGSERRKERDSKAGESKSGGSGSESDHTTRSSMRRERAASERSVPASQHSQRSQHSLAHSIRSHHSQQSYGPPGLPPLYSPPMLLMPPPPSAMGPPGAPPGRDLASVPPELTASRQSFRMAMGNPTKNYGVFDFL
- the DVL3 gene encoding segment polarity protein dishevelled homolog DVL-3 isoform X4; translated protein: MGRVMEGPKTGGSRENLDNETETDSVVSSQRERPRRKDGPEHAPRVNGTAKGERRRDLGGYESSSTLMSSELETTSFFDSDEDDSTSRLSSSTEQSSASRLMRRHKRRRRKQKAPRIERSSSFSSITDSTMSLNIITVTLNMEKYNFLGISIVGQSNERGDGGIYIGSIMKGGAVAADGRIEPGDMLLQVNDINFENMSNDDAVRVLREIVHKPGPITLTVAKCWDPSPRGCFSLPRSKWIPDSPLTLVPSPFAPQRIWAGPDSPCSDPGEPIRPIDPAAWVSHTAAMTGTYPAYGMSPSMSTITSTSSSITSSIPETERLDDFHLSIHSDMATIVKAMASPESGLEVRDRMWLKITIPNAFIGSDVVDWLYHHVEGFTDRRESRKYASNLLKAGYIRHTVNKITFSEQCYYIFGDLCGNMANLSLHDHDGSSGASDQDTLAPLPHPGAAPWPMAFPYQYPPPHPYNPHPGFPDPGYSYGGGSAGSQHSEGSRSSGSNRSGSERRKERDSKAGESKSGGSGSESDHTTRSSMRRERAASERSVPASQHSQRSQHSLAHSIRSHHSQQSYGPPGLPPLYSPPMLLMPPPPSAMGPPGAPPGRDLASVPPELTASRQSFRMAMGNPTKNYGVFDFL
- the DVL3 gene encoding segment polarity protein dishevelled homolog DVL-3 isoform X1, with translation MAAAETKIIYHLDEQETPYLVKLPIPAERVTLGDFKGLLNRPNYKFYFKSMDDDFGVVKEEISDDNAKLPCFNGRVVSWLVSAEGSHSDGGSVCADNQPELPPSMERTGGIGDSRPPSFHPKTGGSRENLDNETETDSVVSSQRERPRRKDGPEHAPRVNGTAKGERRRDLGGYESSSTLMSSELETTSFFDSDEDDSTSRLSSSTEQSSASRLMRRHKRRRRKQKAPRIERSSSFSSITDSTMSLNIITVTLNMEKYNFLGISIVGQSNERGDGGIYIGSIMKGGAVAADGRIEPGDMLLQVNDINFENMSNDDAVRVLREIVHKPGPITLTVAKCWDPSPRGCFSLPRSKWIPDSPLTLVPSPFAPQRIWAGPDSPCSDPGEPIRPIDPAAWVSHTAAMTGTYPAYGMSPSMSTITSTSSSITSSIPETERLDDFHLSIHSDMATIVKAMASPESGLEVRDRMWLKITIPNAFIGSDVVDWLYHHVEGFTDRRESRKYASNLLKAGYIRHTVNKITFSEQCYYIFGDLCGNMANLSLHDHDGSSGASDQDTLAPLPHPGAAPWPMAFPYQYPPPHPYNPHPGFPDPGYSYGGGSAGSQHSEGSRSSGSNRSGSERRKERDSKAGESKSGGSGSESDHTTRSSMRRERAASERSVPASQHSQRSQHSLAHSIRSHHSQQSYGPPGLPPLYSPPMLLMPPPPSAMGPPGAPPGRDLASVPPELTASRQSFRMAMGNPTKNYGVFDFL